Part of the bacterium genome, TCGAACCCCGGTCTACGCCGTGAGAGGGCGCCGTCCTAGACCCCTAGACGATGGGAGCGATGGGGGGCCGGTATAGTGGGAATGAGCGATCTTGGCAAGCCCTTAGCTGGCTTGCCGGCCGCTATTTTCGCAACCCTCCCCGGCCGGGCGCGATAAGCGAAAATCCTGAAATTCGATCATTTTTAGGGGGCTAAAATGAATCCGATATTGATTGCCGGGCTCCTGGCGGCTTGGCTGGCGACCGCTTGCCGATCAGCGGACGAAGAAGGGCCCGTCGTGTCGCCGGTGAAGCCGAAACCGGACCAAAAGAAATCCACCAAGGCCGATTGGCTCCCCATCTCGCCGGAGCCGCTGCCGCCGGCCGAGCCCCCGCTTCGCATCAATTTCGGCGACGATTTGCAAGCGGCCTCGCTCTTCCATCGCCTGCTCGAAGGCAAGCCCTCTGCCGAAGTCTTAAGCCTGGTCATGGATCAAGGCTGCGCCGTCGGTTCGGCCGATCGGCGAGGCCAGCGCGACCGCTGGATCGAGCCCTGCGAGGTCCGGCGCTTCCTTCTGGAGTCCCATCATAAATATCCGGATCTGGCGCGGGAGGCGATCGGCGCTCCGGTGCCTTGGAGCCTGGACGACGGCGATCCGGCCACCGCTTTCGACGAGACCATCCGTCAGTCGCTGGCTGCGGCGGTTGCCAAGATTCGGAACAGCCCCACGCTCCAAGGAAAAGATCCCTTCGATCTCAAGTATCAGGAGATTCTGGCCATCGGCTTGTTCCATTTCGTCCAATTCCCGACCGAGGAAGCTCTGGTCGGCGAGGCGACCGACACCTTGCAGGCTTCGCTGCAGGACTTGTCCGATATCGGCTTGCCGGAATTCCGCGACTATCTCTTGGAGCATGGCGGTCTAGGACTGGCCGAGTTTCCCGAGGTTTCGACCGAGCGGCTGAACGCGCTGGAAGCCCTACGGTTAAAGGAGGGTGACACCTATACGATGATCAACGTCGTCTACGGCGCCCTGGAGGCAGCCGGGCTGCCGGTCGATTTCTTCCGTCTGCGCCACGGCAAGGAAGAGGAACCGCCCAATGCCCGCTCCGACCGAAGCGGCGTGCTGGAGCGCCCTCATCCCGGGATGGGGGTTTCGCTGCCCCTGCTCGGCTGTTCCTTGGTTTTCAGTCCGCAGAGCGGGACCCATCATCTCTTTCCGAGTCAGTCGCTGGCGATTTCCTCCGACCGTTATTTAGCCTTCCTCATCCGTGACGTTGCCGACCAGCTCAATTGGGCCGGCAAAGGCCAAGCCGCCGCCGAGCTCTATGCGCGCTCGCTGGCTTGGGCCGGCGGACAAGCCGACGTCTATAACAATTGGGGGGTGGCCCAGCATCAGGCCGGAAAGTTGAAAGAAGCCGAAGTCGCTTTCCGCGAATCGTTGCGTCTCGAATCGGGCTCGAACCTGGCCTATTTCAATCTCGGCTGGCTTTTGGCGAAGCAGGGCCGCCACGAGGAATCAGTGGCCTTGGCCGACCAAGGAATGCGGCAAATCGGCTCCAAGCCAGGATTTGCCGCCTTGGGCCTCGGCGTCGCCCGGGAAGCGATCAAGAAGGATCCGAACGACATCAAGGCCAAGAGGCTTCAGGCCGCCATCCTTGGCCGGCCTTAGCCGGCCATTGAGCGGATTCCTCATTCGAGTGCGCCGCCAAAGCCAACCAGTTGAATGTCGGCCCCTCCCGTGACCCGCTTTCCGTTCCGGGTCCCCTCCACAGTCGCGATTCCATGGTAGGAGGGAGTCACTAAGCCGAACATGTTCACCAATTCCTGGTCCTGCATCGCCGGCGTGAGGGTGAGTTGAAGGCCCTTCGAGGGAATTGCGAATTCGAGGGTGGTGGGATAAACGTTCCCGCTGTGGGGGCTAATGTATTCACCCGAGGCATTCGTGACGAACTCCTCATCGTTGAAGGTTTCGTATTTACAAAGGGGAGCTTTGCCCATCAGCGTCGCCGACTTGATCACGCGAGCGCCCGACTCACGCATGGTAATGTCAAACATCATGACCTCTTCACCGTTGTCGAGACGAATGTAATACCACGTCCATTTCACATCACCCTGTAAGGATGCGCCAAACTGATGGTCCCAGCCGCCGGACCCGATCACCGGGCGGGGCCAATGGTCTCCCGGCCGCTTGAGGGTTCCGTAAACCAGGTTGCGATAACGCCCGTAGTAGAAATTGCTGCCCACGTCCTGCCCAGTCTCGGGATCGATGTACGCCCCGAAACCATCGTCAAAGAATGCCGCCGCGTCCTTGAGGCTCTCGTAGTTCAGCTTGGCCTCGTAGCCGCCCACCGCAAGGTCGAAAGCGACTCGCCCATTCTCGCCCGTTGCGACCGGGCCGTTCGCCGAGGTCGGTCCATCCGGCAAAAACAGGTCGAAGCCGTCTTCCGTGGGTGTGAAAGTCGGACCGAAGGACAGCCAGGGCTGATGGACGTAGTTCTGCGCGGCCACATCCGTCACGCTGCCGACCGCGAAGAGCGTGGTGTCAAAAAACGACAGATAAATTGCAAGTATTCCGTAACGATCCCCGTTGGAAATGTCGGTCATATCGGCGTAGAAGCTGTAGGCATTGAGCAGCCATCCATCCGCCAGAAATTTCGGTGCATCGTCTTCAGGGATGGAAATGAGACTTTCTTGAGGAGGAAACACGCAAAGGTTGACCTGATCGGAGGATTTGGCCTGAGTGCCCAAGGTGACGCCTAAAATAACCGTGATGACGGATAGTGCTTTCTTTACCCGGATGGATTTCATACTCGACCCCCTATGCTCGATTGGGTTGCTTGTTAGGGACAAATTTTCGGGGTAGAAAAGGAGGCTAACAAGTCCGGGAAAACACTACA contains:
- a CDS encoding tetratricopeptide repeat protein, with translation MNPILIAGLLAAWLATACRSADEEGPVVSPVKPKPDQKKSTKADWLPISPEPLPPAEPPLRINFGDDLQAASLFHRLLEGKPSAEVLSLVMDQGCAVGSADRRGQRDRWIEPCEVRRFLLESHHKYPDLAREAIGAPVPWSLDDGDPATAFDETIRQSLAAAVAKIRNSPTLQGKDPFDLKYQEILAIGLFHFVQFPTEEALVGEATDTLQASLQDLSDIGLPEFRDYLLEHGGLGLAEFPEVSTERLNALEALRLKEGDTYTMINVVYGALEAAGLPVDFFRLRHGKEEEPPNARSDRSGVLERPHPGMGVSLPLLGCSLVFSPQSGTHHLFPSQSLAISSDRYLAFLIRDVADQLNWAGKGQAAAELYARSLAWAGGQADVYNNWGVAQHQAGKLKEAEVAFRESLRLESGSNLAYFNLGWLLAKQGRHEESVALADQGMRQIGSKPGFAALGLGVAREAIKKDPNDIKAKRLQAAILGRP
- a CDS encoding lipocalin family protein — its product is MKSIRVKKALSVITVILGVTLGTQAKSSDQVNLCVFPPQESLISIPEDDAPKFLADGWLLNAYSFYADMTDISNGDRYGILAIYLSFFDTTLFAVGSVTDVAAQNYVHQPWLSFGPTFTPTEDGFDLFLPDGPTSANGPVATGENGRVAFDLAVGGYEAKLNYESLKDAAAFFDDGFGAYIDPETGQDVGSNFYYGRYRNLVYGTLKRPGDHWPRPVIGSGGWDHQFGASLQGDVKWTWYYIRLDNGEEVMMFDITMRESGARVIKSATLMGKAPLCKYETFNDEEFVTNASGEYISPHSGNVYPTTLEFAIPSKGLQLTLTPAMQDQELVNMFGLVTPSYHGIATVEGTRNGKRVTGGADIQLVGFGGALE